The region ATCATATTTATATTTACCGTTGTGATCTATCTTTATAGAAATAGAATTTTTAGGGGAGTCAGGATTTGTTTTCTGATTTTTTAGAAATATCATCCATCCCAACACAAAAAGCCCGGAAACAATAACGATTGTCAAGGTGCTTTGCAGGCTGAATTGCAGTAATTGCTGTGTTGTAATTAAGCTATGATTCAAGTTCATATTTTATATAGGTTAAATTTAATCAATAAAATTCATTAATAAGCAGGTTCGACTGCGCTTTATGTTTTTAAAAGGCTTGCAGAGCCCTGTTGTTAGATATTCTGTTTCTTCGTTACCCATGTTGTTGCGCTTAGATTTTTGATACTGCCGTTTCTGTTTCTATTTTTTTAGGGTGTCTTATTTGTTCCGCTTTCGCGAAAGCGTGCTAAAAACAACTCTTTATCATTTAGTGTCAACTGGAGCACACCAATCATGGAATTAAAGCCAGCTCATCAACTTTTTAATCCTACTCAATTTAGCAGTGTAGGGGGCGTATCTAACGGGTAAATCGATCCAGGTACCTCTATGTACCACACTTTTGTAATGAGAAAACACTTCAAAAGTTTTCTTCCCATGATAAGAGCCTATACCGCTGCTACCGACGCCACCAAAGGGAAGCCTATCATTGATAACCTGAACAATACTATCGTTGATAACACCACCGCCAAAAGCAAATCGCTTGATGAACCACATTTCAAATTTAGAATCGCCACTAAAGCAATAAGCGCCCAGTGGTTTTTCAAAACTATCGATCCAATGTTCCAGATCTTCTTTTGTAGTATAGGTGATCACGGGTAGCAGAGGTCCAAATATCTCCTTCTCCATTATTTTAGCATCTTTAGATGGTTCATCAACAAGGGTAGGAGCTATATACAATGCGTCTCTATCGTGGTCGCCACCTTCCAGAAGTGTTGCTCCCTCCAGCAGGCTCATAAGTGCATCAAAATGATTCTCTCTAATTATTCTAGGAAAATCTGCCGATTCCTTTACGTTCGCACCGAAGAATTCGTGTATTTGCTTTTTGATTTCAGTAACCAATTGATCTTTAATACTTTTGTGTGCCAACAAGTAATCTGGTGCAATGCAGGTCTGACCTGCATTGAGAAACTTAGACCAGACAATACGTTTTGCAGCTACTTTGATATGGGCAGTTTCATGCACCACACATGGGTTTTTACCACCTAATTCCAAGGTTACTGGAGTAAGATGTTTTGCTGCTGCTTGATAAATTAGTTGACCTACTGCCGTACTCCCGGTAAAGAAGATATAATTCCAAGGCAAGGCAGTGAGTTCTTGCGCCACTTCTGAATCTCCTAAAACGACAGAAACATGTGCCTCATCAAAGGCTTCTTCTATAATTTCTTGCAACAATTTACTCGTGGCTTTGGAGAATTCGCTAGGTTTTAAAACCACTGTATTTCCTGCGGCTACGGCACCAATTAATGGAGCCAGCGCAAGCTGAAAAGGATAGTTCCAAGGAGATATAATCAATGTATTTCCATAAGGTTCTGGGTATCTTCTTGCCTTAGAGGGAAAGTTTAGTATAGACGCCCTAACTATTTTAGGTTGAGACCATTTACTTGTGCTTAAAATGTATTTTTTAAGCTCCCTAGTGATGGCGTTATACTCCGTAAGAAATGATTCAAACTCGCTCTTACCTAGATCATCTGCGAGTGCTTTGTAAACCTGTTGTTCTCGACTTTCAATCGCCTTTTTAAGACGTTGAAGACTTTTAACTCTGTATGTTAGCTCTTGTGTCTTACGCGTCTTAAAAAAATCTTGTTGAGTTTTATGGATCTGTTCTACATTCATCGTGATAATAAGGTGTTAGTAAAAAGGGAGGTCGCTTTTAAGTTATGGTTTTCTAACTTTTGGTCTTGAAGCCAGGTCAGGAAATTATGGATACCGTCAGAGTTCATTTGACCCCAGTGTTGCTTGTCTCCCAAAACAGAACAAGTCAGTATGATAGACTTCTGTAGATCCATATTTTTATCTTTTTCTGGAACCAGAGCCTTTAAAATTTCAGCAGCCTTCTCTGGATGTTCTTGGGCATAGAAAAAACCTTTTTTAGTAGCATTTAAAAATGATTTTAATGCGACTTCTTTGTTTGAAACCGTATGTTCAGAGCAACTTATCACAGGAGAATACGAATATGGAATGCCGTAATCCTTCAGTTGGAACAATATCAACTCCGTATTCTGTTGTGCTGCCTGAACACCTTCCCAATTGGTAAAGATCCAAGTAGCTTGAACTTGATCTTTTTCTATGGTTTCCCAAATACCTAATTTATCAGGGTAGACGCATTCTATAATTCCTTTTCCTCCATCATTTTTGATCATTTGCTTCACTATAGCATCTTCATAACGAGCCTTATAAGAAGCATAAGTGGTATGATCTAAATCTTTAGGGGAGCTAATGCCTATACCAGATTTACAAGCTATCGCACTGAGATCTTCTTGAAACAGAGCTGCAATCGCAACTAAATCAAAAGCTTTTGATTTAGTTTGATAACTCATCACGCTCTCCAGCGGACATAAAGCCAGATCTACTTGGCCTAGTTCTACTTTCTTTGCAGGGGTAAGCTGGTAATTATCCTGAGAAGGATCGATAATTTCTACAGCTACCTCTTCTTTTGTATAGTAGCCTAATTCTTGAGCTATAAAAAACCCAATGTGATTTGCATTAGGTGTCCAGTCCAGAGCGATTTTTAACGATGTCATCGATTGTTTTTAAATTCAAAACAATTTACATCATAGAATAATAAGTTATGTGAAGGAGTTTGTAAAGTTTAGTTTAAAGTGCTATCAATCCCCGACAGCGGCCTTCCACAAAGCATCTTTTTCATTTACAGGAGCGACGATTTTCACAGGTTCTTTTTTCAC is a window of Nonlabens sp. MB-3u-79 DNA encoding:
- a CDS encoding aldehyde dehydrogenase; protein product: MNVEQIHKTQQDFFKTRKTQELTYRVKSLQRLKKAIESREQQVYKALADDLGKSEFESFLTEYNAITRELKKYILSTSKWSQPKIVRASILNFPSKARRYPEPYGNTLIISPWNYPFQLALAPLIGAVAAGNTVVLKPSEFSKATSKLLQEIIEEAFDEAHVSVVLGDSEVAQELTALPWNYIFFTGSTAVGQLIYQAAAKHLTPVTLELGGKNPCVVHETAHIKVAAKRIVWSKFLNAGQTCIAPDYLLAHKSIKDQLVTEIKKQIHEFFGANVKESADFPRIIRENHFDALMSLLEGATLLEGGDHDRDALYIAPTLVDEPSKDAKIMEKEIFGPLLPVITYTTKEDLEHWIDSFEKPLGAYCFSGDSKFEMWFIKRFAFGGGVINDSIVQVINDRLPFGGVGSSGIGSYHGKKTFEVFSHYKSVVHRGTWIDLPVRYAPYTAKLSRIKKLMSWL
- a CDS encoding ABC transporter substrate-binding protein, with the translated sequence MTSLKIALDWTPNANHIGFFIAQELGYYTKEEVAVEIIDPSQDNYQLTPAKKVELGQVDLALCPLESVMSYQTKSKAFDLVAIAALFQEDLSAIACKSGIGISSPKDLDHTTYASYKARYEDAIVKQMIKNDGGKGIIECVYPDKLGIWETIEKDQVQATWIFTNWEGVQAAQQNTELILFQLKDYGIPYSYSPVISCSEHTVSNKEVALKSFLNATKKGFFYAQEHPEKAAEILKALVPEKDKNMDLQKSIILTCSVLGDKQHWGQMNSDGIHNFLTWLQDQKLENHNLKATSLFTNTLLSR